A single region of the Sulfurimonas sp. genome encodes:
- a CDS encoding MqnA/MqnD/SBP family protein, with translation MKKTLIAHSPDADDIFMYYAIKFGWVDMEGVKFDNIAEDIQTLNQKALDCVYEIVAISFALYPNIREDYALLRTAVSFGDGYGPKIIKKRGVKLKRNFKVALSGEHTTNAMLFRIAYPDARVTYMNFLEIEEAVLSGKVDAGVLIHESILTYDSELEVEREMWDIWQELAGKDLPLPLGGMAIMRSIPLNKAIEYEATLTKAVRIAREHKNKLSQMLLERNLVRIDAPTLDKYLELYANDDSVTLSETQYRAINKLFEIGYKHGFYDSLIRVEDFMIPAEYKELRNS, from the coding sequence TTGAAAAAAACACTTATTGCTCACTCTCCTGATGCCGATGATATTTTTATGTACTATGCTATAAAGTTCGGATGGGTAGATATGGAGGGAGTCAAGTTTGATAATATTGCCGAGGATATTCAAACTCTCAATCAAAAAGCGCTGGATTGTGTTTATGAAATCGTAGCGATAAGCTTTGCGCTTTATCCTAACATACGAGAAGATTACGCTCTGCTTCGTACGGCGGTGAGTTTCGGTGACGGGTACGGACCTAAAATTATCAAAAAAAGAGGCGTCAAGCTCAAGCGCAATTTCAAAGTTGCTCTTAGCGGAGAACATACGACAAACGCGATGCTTTTTCGTATAGCCTACCCTGATGCCAGAGTGACTTATATGAATTTCTTGGAGATAGAAGAAGCGGTTTTAAGCGGCAAAGTCGATGCCGGCGTTTTGATTCACGAGAGCATTTTAACTTATGACAGCGAACTTGAAGTTGAACGAGAAATGTGGGATATATGGCAAGAGCTGGCAGGAAAAGATCTCCCTCTGCCGCTCGGCGGTATGGCGATTATGCGTTCAATCCCGCTAAATAAAGCCATAGAGTATGAAGCAACCCTTACAAAGGCAGTGCGAATTGCAAGAGAACATAAAAATAAGTTATCGCAAATGCTTTTAGAGAGAAATTTAGTTCGCATTGATGCACCTACGCTTGATAAATATCTTGAACTTTATGCAAATGACGACTCCGTAACTTTAAGCGAAACTCAATATAGAGCGATAAACAAACTTTTTGAAATCGGCTATAAACACGGTTTTTATGATTCGCTCATAAGAGTTGAAGATTTTATGATACCTGCCGAGTATAAAGAACTTAGGAACTCATAA
- the fliQ gene encoding flagellar biosynthesis protein FliQ, translated as MMEAKLIALGIETFKVALILALPGLLVGMFIGLAVSIFQATTQINEMTLSFIPKIIGVVIIIILTMPWMLNTITDFSQNVFGMIPTFIE; from the coding sequence ATAATGGAAGCAAAACTCATAGCTTTAGGGATTGAAACATTCAAAGTCGCCCTGATATTGGCACTTCCCGGTCTTTTAGTCGGTATGTTTATAGGTTTAGCCGTGAGTATATTTCAAGCTACGACTCAGATAAATGAAATGACTTTGAGCTTTATCCCTAAAATAATCGGCGTTGTCATTATTATTATTTTAACCATGCCGTGGATGTTAAATACTATAACGGATTTTTCGCAAAATGTCTTTGGTATGATTCCGACTTTTATAGAATAA
- a CDS encoding UDP-N-acetylmuramate dehydrogenase encodes MRKKNIDFSKYSSIKVGENLAVSVLEDCNANYKDYYIIGSCNNILIGTQPPPLLKLGKKYDYIRIENDSLKIGAATPSGKIASFCKKNNIADFEFLSHLPGTLGGLVFMNAGLKEYEIFNNLISICTCDGNLEKKDIKYGYRFTDIKSPVLEASFELAYGFDKEKLTMFKAMRKNQPSTPSAGSCFKNPVGDYAGRLIEAVGLKGFRVGGMEFSKQHANFLVNIGNGTFDDAIFLIKEAQNRVYDEFKIWLECEIAVLDKRYMGKNSPLLNPYKNKIN; translated from the coding sequence ATGCGTAAAAAAAATATAGACTTTTCAAAATATTCTTCAATCAAAGTCGGAGAAAATTTAGCCGTTTCAGTACTTGAAGATTGCAACGCAAACTATAAAGATTACTATATTATCGGTTCGTGCAACAATATTCTAATCGGTACACAGCCTCCGCCGCTTTTAAAACTCGGCAAAAAATATGATTATATAAGAATAGAAAATGACTCTCTAAAAATCGGTGCGGCAACCCCATCGGGAAAAATCGCTTCATTTTGTAAAAAAAACAATATCGCTGACTTTGAATTTTTATCTCATCTTCCAGGAACTCTGGGCGGTCTTGTTTTTATGAATGCGGGACTTAAAGAGTATGAAATTTTCAATAATCTTATCTCTATTTGCACTTGCGACGGTAATTTAGAAAAAAAAGATATCAAATATGGTTATAGGTTTACTGATATAAAAAGTCCTGTTTTAGAAGCCTCTTTTGAGCTTGCGTACGGATTTGACAAAGAGAAACTGACAATGTTTAAAGCTATGCGTAAAAATCAGCCATCTACCCCAAGTGCGGGAAGCTGTTTTAAAAATCCGGTAGGCGATTATGCAGGCAGGCTCATTGAAGCTGTAGGACTAAAAGGTTTTAGAGTAGGCGGAATGGAGTTTAGCAAGCAGCACGCAAACTTTTTGGTAAATATAGGAAACGGGACTTTTGATGATGCAATTTTTTTGATAAAAGAGGCTCAAAATAGAGTCTATGACGAGTTTAAAATTTGGCTTGAGTGTGAAATCGCGGTTTTAGACAAGAGATATATGGGTAAAAATTCTCCGCTTTTAAATCCATATAAAAATAAAATAAATTGA
- a CDS encoding iron-sulfur cluster assembly scaffold protein: MAKNDLLGASLWDAYSNKVTTLMNNPNHQGEITEQEAAEHGNRLIVADFGAESCGDAVRLYWEVDPKTDIIVNSKFKSFGCGTAIASSDIMTELCIGKTVKEAVKITNIDVEFALRDSPDIPAVPPQKMHCSVMAYDVIKKAAALYMGVDAESFEEEIIVCECARVSLKTLQEVIRLNDLTTIEQITDYTKAGGFCKSCIKPGGHEKREYYLVDILRDTRREMDEEKMKAAADAGSKGSFESMTLVQQIKAIDAVIDESVRQFLIMDGGNMEVIDVKPSEDYVDVYIRYLGACNGCASSATGTLYAIEATLKEKLSKKIRVLPI, translated from the coding sequence ATGGCAAAGAATGATTTACTGGGTGCATCTTTATGGGATGCCTACTCAAATAAAGTAACGACTCTGATGAACAATCCGAATCACCAAGGTGAGATTACGGAACAAGAAGCGGCAGAACACGGTAATAGACTTATAGTTGCCGATTTCGGTGCTGAGAGCTGCGGCGATGCTGTTCGCCTTTACTGGGAAGTTGACCCAAAAACAGACATAATCGTAAACTCTAAGTTTAAGAGTTTTGGGTGTGGAACGGCAATAGCAAGTTCAGACATAATGACTGAGTTATGTATCGGCAAAACTGTCAAAGAAGCAGTAAAGATTACAAATATCGATGTTGAGTTTGCTCTTCGCGACAGTCCTGACATTCCGGCAGTTCCGCCTCAAAAAATGCACTGTTCGGTTATGGCTTATGATGTTATCAAGAAGGCTGCAGCTCTTTATATGGGGGTTGATGCAGAGAGTTTTGAAGAGGAGATTATCGTTTGTGAGTGTGCAAGAGTCAGTTTAAAAACTCTTCAAGAGGTTATCAGGCTAAATGACTTAACAACGATTGAACAGATAACAGACTACACAAAAGCCGGCGGTTTTTGTAAAAGCTGTATAAAGCCGGGCGGACATGAAAAAAGGGAGTACTATCTAGTGGATATTTTAAGAGATACGCGTCGTGAAATGGATGAAGAGAAGATGAAAGCGGCAGCCGATGCAGGCTCAAAAGGCAGTTTTGAGTCAATGACTTTGGTACAGCAGATTAAAGCAATTGATGCCGTAATTGATGAGAGCGTTCGTCAGTTTCTTATAATGGACGGCGGAAATATGGAAGTTATCGATGTAAAACCGAGTGAAGATTATGTTGATGTATACATCAGATATTTGGGTGCATGTAACGGATGTGCAAGTTCTGCAACCGGAACTCTTTATGCAATCGAAGCAACTCTAAAAGAGAAACTTTCTAAAAAAATCAGAGTATTGCCAATATAA
- a CDS encoding NifS family cysteine desulfurase yields the protein MQVYLDNNATTMVDPLVVEVMQPFFSEIYGNPNSLHKFGTASHPAISKAIDQVYKALNASDNDDIVFTSCATESNNWVLKSIFNDHIVSGDKNHIITTEVEHPSVLAACRALEKEGAKVTYLPVNSQGVVEPHVVRSFITDKTALVSVMWASNETGMIFPIKEIGEICKEKGVLFHSDGVQAVGKIPVDLQAVHVDFLSMSAHKFHGPKGIGALYIRNSQPLSPLLHGGEHMGGRRSGTLNVPYIVAMGKAIELATTNIEEKMASIRAKRDRLEDALLELSDTFVVGNRENRTPNTILISIRGVEGEGMLWDLNNGQIGASTGSACASEDLQANTVMLAIGADSELAHTGIRLSLSRFTTDSEIDYTIAHFKKAVLRLRAISSSYAKVAPTPGGESKACELHH from the coding sequence ATGCAAGTTTATTTAGATAATAACGCTACGACAATGGTAGATCCGTTGGTTGTAGAGGTTATGCAGCCGTTTTTTAGCGAGATTTACGGAAATCCCAACTCGCTTCATAAATTTGGTACGGCTTCACATCCGGCTATCAGCAAGGCAATAGACCAAGTTTATAAAGCATTAAATGCAAGTGATAACGATGACATAGTTTTTACATCATGTGCAACGGAATCAAATAACTGGGTTTTAAAATCAATCTTTAATGACCATATAGTAAGCGGAGATAAAAACCATATTATCACGACGGAAGTTGAACATCCCTCAGTGCTTGCAGCGTGCAGAGCGTTAGAAAAAGAGGGTGCCAAAGTTACATATCTGCCTGTAAATAGCCAAGGTGTCGTAGAACCTCATGTCGTAAGAAGTTTTATAACCGATAAAACGGCTTTGGTTTCCGTTATGTGGGCTTCAAATGAGACGGGAATGATTTTTCCTATCAAAGAGATCGGCGAAATTTGTAAAGAGAAGGGTGTTTTATTCCACTCGGACGGCGTTCAGGCAGTCGGTAAAATCCCCGTTGATTTACAAGCCGTACATGTAGATTTTCTCTCAATGTCTGCACACAAATTTCACGGTCCAAAAGGTATCGGAGCATTATATATAAGAAATTCTCAGCCGCTATCTCCGCTTTTGCACGGCGGTGAGCATATGGGCGGTCGCCGTTCAGGCACACTAAATGTTCCATACATCGTTGCGATGGGAAAAGCTATTGAACTTGCGACTACAAATATAGAAGAGAAAATGGCTTCTATCAGAGCAAAAAGAGACCGTCTTGAAGATGCGCTTTTAGAGTTAAGCGATACATTTGTCGTCGGAAATCGCGAAAATCGTACACCTAATACAATCTTAATTTCTATCAGAGGAGTTGAGGGCGAGGGGATGCTTTGGGATTTAAACAACGGTCAAATCGGCGCTTCGACGGGAAGTGCATGTGCCAGTGAAGATTTGCAGGCAAATACCGTAATGCTTGCCATCGGAGCAGACAGCGAACTTGCACATACCGGTATTCGTTTAAGTCTTAGCCGCTTTACAACCGATAGTGAAATTGACTATACTATTGCACATTTTAAAAAAGCTGTTCTTAGACTTAGAGCAATTTCAAGCTCATATGCAAAAGTCGCTCCGACACCGGGCGGAGAGTCTAAAGCATGTGAGTTGCACCATTAA
- a CDS encoding 16S rRNA pseudouridine(516) synthase, with amino-acid sequence MPNSYKRVDAHLSNLGYCSRGEAKNFLKMFRVCVGDERIFDANKKAYHNDITVDDEPLDAESLVILMNKPSGVVCSHNDAGVLIYSLLPIRWQRRNPKISTVGRLDADTTGAILLTDDGVLNHKLTSPKSDVAKVYEATLAEPIKGDEVDIFASGELLLNGEKKPLLPAKLEIINPTLVRLEICEGRYHQVKRMFAAVGNRVIALHRVSFGDFSVEDLKPSEYKVISQ; translated from the coding sequence ATGCCAAACAGTTACAAAAGAGTAGATGCGCACCTCTCAAATCTAGGGTATTGCTCAAGAGGCGAAGCCAAAAACTTTTTAAAAATGTTTAGGGTTTGCGTGGGGGACGAGAGAATTTTTGATGCAAATAAAAAAGCGTATCATAATGATATAACGGTAGATGATGAGCCGCTTGATGCAGAGAGTTTAGTAATCCTTATGAACAAACCAAGCGGTGTGGTTTGTTCTCACAATGATGCAGGAGTGCTCATCTACTCGCTGCTTCCGATAAGATGGCAAAGAAGAAATCCCAAAATATCGACTGTCGGCAGACTTGATGCGGATACTACGGGGGCAATTTTACTGACTGATGATGGGGTGCTAAATCATAAACTTACCAGCCCAAAAAGTGATGTAGCCAAAGTGTATGAAGCCACGCTTGCCGAGCCAATCAAGGGTGATGAGGTAGATATTTTTGCTAGCGGAGAACTTCTTTTAAACGGAGAAAAAAAACCGCTATTGCCGGCAAAATTGGAGATAATAAACCCGACTCTTGTAAGATTGGAGATTTGTGAGGGAAGATATCATCAGGTAAAACGAATGTTTGCAGCGGTGGGAAACAGAGTAATCGCACTGCATAGGGTGAGTTTCGGGGATTTTAGCGTAGAAGATTTAAAACCGTCCGAGTATAAAGTTATTTCGCAATAA
- a CDS encoding GGDEF domain-containing protein yields MLSIKEKKSLILRVLAVVLAALILLSIMRILIISEELPKSDSMHLLFIKEIIFSMVSALFVAVLIYIIVKEDVQKINTKAVNYAFTDGLTGLYNRHYLNDFLQKFRILHKKDSVFAVAFIDIDKFKEINDTLGHIAGDCILRCLALKLKSLTRATDILCRYGGEEFVIIYSDISKEDIVEKMQQIRVSVQNMSFDCDRTDITISIGLSFGKKGDDINKILQESDEALYMAKNAGRNFVKVFDKEDENKSL; encoded by the coding sequence ATGCTAAGTATTAAAGAAAAAAAGAGCTTGATTTTAAGAGTTTTAGCTGTTGTATTGGCTGCTTTGATTTTGCTCTCAATTATGCGAATTTTGATTATTTCCGAAGAGCTGCCAAAGAGCGACTCGATGCACCTGCTTTTCATCAAAGAGATTATATTTTCTATGGTATCCGCTCTATTTGTGGCGGTATTAATCTATATAATTGTAAAAGAAGATGTACAAAAAATTAATACCAAAGCCGTAAACTATGCTTTTACCGACGGGTTGACGGGTTTATACAATCGCCACTATTTAAATGATTTTTTACAAAAGTTTAGGATACTGCACAAAAAAGATTCTGTTTTTGCCGTTGCATTTATAGATATAGATAAATTTAAAGAGATTAATGACACGCTGGGTCATATAGCGGGTGACTGTATATTGAGATGTTTAGCGTTGAAATTAAAATCTTTGACAAGAGCGACAGACATTCTTTGCCGATACGGCGGAGAAGAGTTTGTAATAATCTACAGCGATATTTCTAAAGAAGATATAGTAGAAAAAATGCAGCAGATAAGAGTATCGGTTCAAAATATGTCTTTTGATTGTGACCGCACCGATATCACTATATCAATAGGACTCAGTTTCGGTAAAAAAGGCGATGATATAAATAAAATACTGCAAGAGTCGGATGAAGCTCTGTATATGGCTAAAAATGCAGGAAGAAACTTTGTAAAGGTGTTTGATAAAGAGGATGAAAACAAAAGCCTCTGA
- a CDS encoding helix-turn-helix domain-containing protein, whose protein sequence is MIYNVFSPLKELDGIIKQYVVITSLDGIDSLLFLPNGCNFIVFNRGFNGYTEIYNDGKKFPIPKNYSISVKNNKIKKFVLSQENFVSDIKFPFILAELTPIGFYKLFNKDASVLKECYLEMQSEIIDNYFKDLYTHNSIEEELAYLNSSFAALQSSQNNMHMCIQDVMDKIIDTYRFEITVNKLLEEFECSRSTLEREFKKIIGLTPKNFIYISKFCKTVIAYIEDERKFNELEYLYSDHSHMNAVFKKFFGVNPSVVFEDVTNKKIQIYQMHKVKD, encoded by the coding sequence ATGATATATAATGTTTTTTCTCCACTAAAAGAGTTAGATGGCATAATCAAACAGTATGTAGTCATAACTTCATTAGATGGTATAGATAGTCTGTTATTTTTACCTAACGGTTGTAATTTTATAGTTTTTAACAGAGGGTTTAACGGGTATACGGAAATTTATAATGACGGCAAAAAGTTTCCTATTCCCAAAAACTACTCGATTAGTGTTAAAAATAATAAAATAAAAAAATTTGTATTAAGCCAAGAGAACTTTGTATCTGACATAAAATTTCCGTTTATATTGGCAGAGCTTACCCCGATAGGTTTTTATAAACTCTTCAATAAAGATGCTTCAGTATTAAAAGAGTGTTATTTGGAGATGCAAAGCGAGATAATAGATAACTATTTTAAAGATTTGTATACCCATAACAGCATTGAAGAGGAGTTGGCATATCTAAATAGCAGTTTTGCCGCATTGCAGTCTTCACAAAACAATATGCATATGTGTATACAAGATGTGATGGATAAGATTATTGACACATACCGATTTGAAATAACGGTAAATAAACTTCTTGAAGAGTTTGAATGCAGCAGAAGCACACTAGAAAGAGAGTTTAAAAAGATTATCGGGCTGACTCCCAAAAATTTTATCTATATCTCAAAGTTTTGCAAAACCGTGATTGCCTACATTGAAGATGAGCGAAAGTTTAATGAATTGGAGTATCTCTATAGCGACCATTCGCATATGAATGCTGTTTTTAAGAAATTTTTCGGGGTAAATCCAAGCGTGGTTTTTGAAGATGTGACAAATAAAAAGATCCAAATATATCAGATGCACAAGGTTAAAGATTAA
- a CDS encoding 3-isopropylmalate dehydratase large subunit, whose product MGQTITEKIFSEHVGHAVYAGEIIRCDIDMVIGNDITTPISIKAFEDSGAAKLANPDGFSIVLDHFIPAKDIASANQARISRDFAKKHNLKNFFDEKDMGIEHALLPEKGLVVPGDVIIGADSHTCTHGALGAFSTGMGSTDLAFAMVTGGNWFKVPESIKVILSGKPGKYTTGKDIILEIIRMIGVDGALYRTLEFTGSTVEYLTMDDRFSMCNMAIEAGAKSGIVAYDHVTEAFLADKNLARKPKIHHSDADASYVQVLEIDVANLEPVIAYPFLPSNGHSVSQAVKDKIKIDQAFIGSCTNGRLSDLKVAAEILKGKKVHPDVRLIVTPGTQMILREANKLGYIDIIVDAGGVVSNPTCGACLGGYMGILGDNEVAVSTTNRNFVGRMGSRSSKVYLANSAVAAISAIEGYIADPRLN is encoded by the coding sequence ATGGGACAAACTATAACTGAAAAAATATTTTCTGAACATGTGGGACATGCCGTTTATGCAGGGGAGATTATCCGTTGCGACATCGATATGGTTATCGGAAATGATATTACTACGCCTATTTCTATCAAAGCTTTTGAAGATAGCGGAGCTGCAAAACTTGCAAATCCCGACGGTTTTTCCATAGTTCTTGACCACTTTATCCCAGCGAAAGATATAGCAAGTGCAAATCAGGCGCGCATCAGCCGTGACTTTGCAAAAAAGCACAACTTAAAAAACTTTTTTGATGAAAAAGATATGGGAATCGAACATGCGCTTTTACCTGAAAAAGGGCTTGTGGTTCCGGGCGATGTTATCATAGGCGCAGACTCTCATACATGTACGCACGGCGCGCTTGGAGCATTCTCAACGGGTATGGGCTCAACGGACTTGGCATTTGCTATGGTAACGGGCGGGAACTGGTTTAAAGTTCCTGAATCTATCAAAGTCATCCTCAGCGGAAAACCGGGAAAATATACGACCGGCAAAGATATTATCTTAGAGATTATCCGCATGATAGGGGTTGACGGCGCACTTTACAGAACTTTGGAGTTTACGGGAAGCACTGTTGAGTATCTTACAATGGATGATAGATTTTCCATGTGCAATATGGCTATCGAAGCAGGAGCAAAAAGCGGAATCGTAGCTTACGACCATGTAACGGAAGCGTTCTTGGCGGATAAAAATTTAGCTCGTAAGCCAAAAATCCACCACTCCGATGCAGATGCTTCTTATGTACAAGTTTTAGAAATAGATGTGGCGAATCTTGAACCTGTTATCGCATACCCGTTTTTACCGTCAAACGGTCACAGTGTAAGTCAAGCGGTTAAAGATAAAATCAAGATAGATCAGGCATTTATCGGAAGCTGTACAAACGGCAGACTAAGCGACCTCAAAGTTGCGGCAGAGATTTTAAAGGGTAAAAAAGTTCATCCCGATGTTCGTCTTATAGTAACTCCCGGAACGCAGATGATACTAAGAGAGGCAAACAAACTCGGCTACATCGACATCATCGTAGACGCCGGCGGAGTCGTGAGCAATCCTACTTGCGGAGCTTGTCTCGGCGGATACATGGGGATTTTGGGAGATAACGAAGTAGCAGTTTCTACAACAAACCGTAACTTTGTCGGCCGAATGGGTTCAAGAAGTTCAAAAGTATACTTGGCGAACTCTGCAGTTGCTGCTATTTCGGCAATTGAGGGCTATATTGCGGATCCTAGATTAAACTAA
- a CDS encoding OmpA family protein has product MKKILLIPALLLGSIAIAQDYNYEITPVVGYNIAEGNLKLKNQTLYGAELQYNGCNSLLKPEVSILYTDADYKNSLISTDIYRIALNGVYEFGKIGMIKPLAKIGLGYETMDNHLADNKDSIFINAGIGAKVPFTDAIALKVESVYMSKNNDGRLDSNLALLAGVNFAFGAKTQPAPAPTPVAAPAPVVAPVVAPAPTPAPKPVDGDDDKDGVLNSVDKCPNTPIGHKVDKDGCSKLVNLHINFDTASYKVKDAYQSKVKEFADFMKTMPNYDAKIVGHTDSVGSDKSNQTLSENRANAVKNLIIKEGVEAKRISSKGMGEKAPTTTNDTVEGKAENRRIEAELIKK; this is encoded by the coding sequence ATGAAGAAAATATTACTTATTCCGGCTCTTTTGCTAGGGAGTATTGCAATTGCACAAGATTATAACTACGAAATTACGCCTGTTGTCGGCTATAATATAGCTGAGGGAAATTTAAAGTTAAAAAATCAAACTCTATATGGAGCTGAATTGCAATACAACGGTTGTAATTCACTTTTAAAACCTGAAGTTAGCATACTTTATACGGATGCTGATTATAAAAATTCTCTAATAAGTACAGATATATATCGTATCGCACTTAACGGCGTTTATGAGTTTGGTAAAATCGGTATGATTAAGCCGCTTGCAAAAATAGGTCTTGGTTATGAAACAATGGATAATCATTTAGCAGACAATAAAGACAGCATTTTTATTAATGCAGGCATAGGGGCAAAAGTTCCGTTTACGGATGCAATCGCTCTAAAAGTAGAGTCTGTTTATATGTCAAAAAACAATGACGGCAGATTGGATAGCAATCTTGCTCTTTTAGCGGGTGTTAACTTTGCATTTGGGGCAAAAACTCAGCCTGCTCCTGCACCGACTCCGGTTGCTGCTCCGGCACCGGTTGTTGCACCGGTAGTTGCTCCGGCTCCTACACCTGCACCAAAACCTGTTGACGGTGATGATGATAAAGACGGAGTTTTAAACTCTGTAGACAAGTGTCCAAATACACCTATCGGGCATAAAGTTGACAAAGACGGATGTTCAAAATTAGTTAACTTGCATATAAATTTTGATACTGCATCATACAAAGTAAAAGATGCTTATCAGTCAAAAGTTAAAGAGTTTGCAGACTTTATGAAAACTATGCCGAATTATGATGCTAAAATCGTTGGACATACTGATAGCGTAGGAAGTGACAAGAGCAACCAAACTCTATCTGAAAACAGAGCAAATGCAGTTAAAAACCTAATCATCAAAGAGGGTGTTGAAGCGAAGAGAATCTCTTCTAAAGGTATGGGTGAGAAAGCTCCTACTACTACAAACGATACGGTAGAAGGTAAAGCTGAAAACAGAAGAATTGAAGCAGAGTTAATCAAAAAATAG
- the mobA gene encoding molybdenum cofactor guanylyltransferase MobA — MLNMPCVIFAGGKSSRMGEDKSLLPFGSFNTLTEFQLFRLHKIFKNVYISCKDKSKFNFQADFIEDIKTSSTYAPTAGFVAIFEHLRCDRFFVLSVDTPFVGKIEIEQLINADKFDNDATTARTQSGIQPMCGIYHRSMNEKFHQMLKEDNHKLGLLLKNSKTLFVDFEDEKPFLNLNHPHEYKEALAHLSTI; from the coding sequence ATGCTTAATATGCCCTGTGTCATCTTTGCGGGTGGCAAATCAAGCCGAATGGGAGAAGATAAATCTCTTCTTCCTTTTGGCAGTTTTAATACGCTGACAGAGTTTCAACTCTTCCGTCTTCATAAAATTTTCAAAAATGTATATATCTCCTGCAAAGACAAATCAAAATTCAATTTCCAAGCCGACTTTATAGAAGATATAAAAACTTCTTCCACTTATGCGCCGACTGCCGGATTTGTAGCTATTTTTGAACATTTAAGATGTGACAGATTTTTTGTCCTTAGCGTAGACACTCCCTTTGTTGGCAAAATCGAGATAGAACAACTCATAAATGCCGATAAATTCGATAATGACGCTACCACCGCCAGAACTCAAAGCGGTATCCAGCCGATGTGCGGAATCTACCACCGCTCTATGAATGAAAAATTTCATCAAATGTTAAAAGAAGACAACCATAAACTTGGGCTTTTGCTTAAGAATTCAAAAACTCTCTTTGTGGATTTTGAAGATGAAAAGCCGTTTCTAAACCTCAACCATCCACACGAATATAAAGAGGCACTCGCTCATTTATCAACTATTTGA
- the moaC gene encoding cyclic pyranopterin monophosphate synthase MoaC gives MKLTHLDEKDRPKMVDVSEKNQTTRVAVASGIIEMSQDAYDAIVSQKTKKGPVLQTAVIAAIMGTKKTSELIPMCHPLNLSGINCDVEELAELPGFKLTVTAKLTGQTGVEMEALTGTSIGLLTIYDMVKAIDKGMVIRNVQLEEKSGGKSGDFKR, from the coding sequence ATGAAATTAACGCATTTAGATGAAAAAGACAGACCGAAGATGGTCGATGTATCGGAAAAAAATCAAACAACCAGAGTTGCGGTTGCCAGCGGTATTATAGAGATGAGCCAAGATGCTTATGATGCCATAGTGAGCCAAAAGACGAAGAAAGGTCCCGTACTTCAAACCGCCGTAATTGCTGCTATTATGGGAACAAAAAAAACGAGTGAGCTTATACCTATGTGTCATCCGCTTAACTTGAGCGGGATTAATTGCGATGTTGAGGAGTTGGCAGAACTTCCCGGGTTTAAACTCACGGTTACTGCAAAACTGACGGGACAAACGGGAGTTGAAATGGAAGCACTGACTGGTACAAGTATCGGACTTTTAACTATTTATGATATGGTAAAAGCGATTGATAAAGGTATGGTAATACGAAATGTGCAGCTAGAAGAAAAATCAGGAGGCAAAAGTGGAGATTTTAAACGCTAG
- a CDS encoding DUF493 domain-containing protein — protein MEILNARDEKLELTYPCSWSYKLIASEAEALKKAIRDVIDEREHKLTHSKNSKGGKYISMNLDMLVHNEDDRNFIYQALKAHQHIKMVL, from the coding sequence GTGGAGATTTTAAACGCTAGAGATGAAAAACTAGAGCTTACATATCCATGTTCTTGGTCTTACAAGCTGATAGCTTCTGAAGCAGAGGCACTTAAAAAGGCTATAAGGGATGTTATAGATGAGAGAGAACATAAGTTGACTCACTCAAAAAATTCTAAAGGCGGCAAGTATATAAGCATGAATTTGGATATGCTTGTGCATAATGAAGATGACAGAAACTTTATCTATCAAGCCCTAAAGGCGCATCAACACATAAAAATGGTACTTTAA